Proteins encoded by one window of Halomonas chromatireducens:
- the sdhC gene encoding succinate dehydrogenase, cytochrome b556 subunit — MNSKRPVNLDLTTIEFPLPALTSIAHRITGVILFIGLIFAFWALDRSLSSPAGFAAVSDALANNILAKLVAWGLLSALAFHFVAGIKHMLMDADIGVTLEGGVKKAQATVVISAVLIILAGVWVW, encoded by the coding sequence GTGAATAGCAAACGACCCGTCAACCTCGACCTCACCACGATAGAGTTTCCACTTCCCGCCTTGACGTCGATCGCCCACCGTATCACTGGCGTCATTCTTTTCATCGGCCTGATCTTCGCCTTCTGGGCCCTCGACAGGTCTCTGTCGTCCCCGGCCGGCTTCGCTGCCGTCAGTGATGCCCTGGCCAACAATATTCTGGCGAAATTGGTGGCCTGGGGTCTGCTGTCGGCCTTGGCCTTCCATTTTGTCGCCGGCATCAAGCATATGCTGATGGATGCCGATATCGGCGTGACCCTGGAGGGGGGCGTCAAGAAGGCACAGGCCACCGTGGTCATCAGTGCCGTCCTGATCATTCTGGCGGGAGTCTGGGTATGGTAA
- the sdhD gene encoding succinate dehydrogenase, hydrophobic membrane anchor protein, with protein sequence MVTNITNLGRSGLSDWLIQRVSAVILALYTLFIVAYLLFNPGLDYYTWSGLFAQTWMRIFSLQALTYTPTPPPRRRRSVRISSRIPASVATSPITWRMCAGRWTPAGTAARCVPTAR encoded by the coding sequence ATGGTAACCAACATCACCAATCTGGGGCGGAGTGGCCTGTCCGACTGGCTGATCCAGCGCGTGTCGGCGGTCATCCTGGCACTCTATACGCTGTTTATCGTCGCCTACCTGCTGTTCAATCCGGGACTCGACTACTACACCTGGAGCGGCCTGTTCGCCCAGACCTGGATGCGCATCTTTTCACTGCAAGCTTTGACCTACACCCCAACGCCACCCCCACGGCGACGCCGATCCGTGAGGATATCCTCAAGAATCCCGGCTTCGGTCGCTACTTCACCGATCACATGGCGCATGTGCGCTGGACGCTGGACACCGGCTGGCACGGCCGCGAGGTGCGTCCCTACGGCCCGCTGA
- a CDS encoding branched-chain amino acid aminotransferase: protein MLKNPGFGRYFTDHMAHVRWTLDTGWHGREVRPYGPLTLDPAAAVLHYAQEIFEGIKAYRHADGSVWTFRPEKNAERFRRSARRLALPELSDEDFIGSLKALLAQDHTWVPTPKSAADECSLYLRPFMIASEKFLGVRPAHEVDYYVIASPAAAYFKGGVEPVSIWLSSHYNRAAPGGTGFAKCGGNYAASLAAQKEASAHDCGQVAFLDARENKWIEELGGMNLFFVFKDGRIATPRLTDTILEGVTRDSVLTLARDEGLSPEERPISIDEWREGAASGEITEVFACGTAAVITPVGELVTEEGHIRLAAGSDNPIAKRLRTKLLDLQYGRAEDTHGWLTKLV from the coding sequence ATCCTCAAGAATCCCGGCTTCGGTCGCTACTTCACCGATCACATGGCGCATGTGCGCTGGACGCTGGACACCGGCTGGCACGGCCGCGAGGTGCGTCCCTACGGCCCGCTGACGCTGGACCCCGCGGCTGCCGTGCTGCACTACGCCCAGGAGATCTTTGAAGGCATCAAGGCGTACCGTCACGCCGACGGCTCGGTGTGGACCTTCCGCCCCGAGAAGAACGCCGAGCGCTTCCGCCGCAGCGCCCGTCGCCTGGCACTGCCGGAACTCTCCGACGAGGACTTCATCGGCTCGCTCAAGGCGCTTCTGGCCCAGGACCACACCTGGGTGCCTACCCCGAAGAGCGCGGCTGACGAATGCAGCCTCTATTTGCGCCCCTTCATGATCGCCAGCGAGAAGTTCCTCGGCGTGCGTCCAGCCCACGAGGTCGACTACTACGTCATCGCCTCGCCGGCGGCTGCCTACTTCAAGGGTGGCGTGGAGCCGGTCTCCATCTGGCTCTCCAGCCACTACAATCGCGCCGCCCCCGGCGGCACCGGCTTCGCCAAGTGCGGCGGCAACTATGCCGCCTCCCTGGCCGCCCAGAAGGAGGCGAGCGCCCACGACTGCGGCCAGGTGGCCTTCCTCGACGCCCGCGAAAACAAGTGGATCGAGGAGCTGGGCGGCATGAACCTGTTCTTCGTCTTCAAGGACGGTCGCATCGCCACCCCGCGCCTCACCGATACCATCCTCGAGGGCGTGACCCGCGACTCGGTGCTGACCCTGGCCCGGGACGAAGGGCTCTCCCCCGAGGAGCGGCCGATCAGCATCGACGAGTGGCGCGAGGGCGCCGCCTCCGGCGAGATCACCGAAGTCTTCGCCTGCGGCACCGCCGCGGTGATAACCCCGGTGGGCGAACTGGTCACCGAAGAGGGCCATATCCGGCTGGCCGCCGGCAGCGACAACCCCATCGCCAAGCGCCTGCGCACCAAGCTGCTCGACCTGCAGTACGGTCGTGCGGAAGACACGCATGGTTGGTTGACCAAGCTGGTCTGA
- a CDS encoding DNA polymerase III subunit chi yields MTQVDFYILPDTTLEARLDFACRLAETIAGKGYRLHLHAEDEAMARDLDDRLWTFRPDAYLPHALVDSTLLGSDMADSVAVTIGWEHPPEPVPDTPMAMLNLDPGIPEWFSRFDRVAEIINQHQQVLTAKRECWQTYKQRGYPVKAHQLRG; encoded by the coding sequence ATGACCCAGGTAGACTTTTACATCCTTCCCGACACCACCCTCGAGGCACGCCTCGACTTCGCCTGCCGCCTGGCCGAGACCATCGCCGGCAAGGGCTACCGGCTGCACCTGCACGCCGAGGACGAGGCCATGGCCCGCGACCTCGACGACAGGCTGTGGACCTTCCGCCCCGACGCCTACCTGCCCCATGCCCTTGTGGACAGTACCCTTCTCGGCAGCGACATGGCTGACAGCGTGGCGGTGACCATCGGCTGGGAGCATCCCCCCGAACCGGTTCCCGATACACCCATGGCGATGCTCAACCTCGACCCCGGCATCCCCGAGTGGTTCTCGCGCTTCGATCGGGTCGCCGAGATCATCAACCAGCACCAGCAGGTGCTCACCGCCAAGCGCGAGTGCTGGCAGACCTACAAGCAGCGCGGCTATCCGGTAAAGGCGCATCAGCTTCGCGGCTGA